Proteins found in one Anopheles aquasalis chromosome 3, idAnoAquaMG_Q_19, whole genome shotgun sequence genomic segment:
- the LOC126575805 gene encoding serine-rich adhesin for platelets-like isoform X6 gives MDSMKRNEANNSSHHQSKVVLMKQEADSKNETDLCKISVSEVISHELNNSSRDSASARCSSKSGCKGLKSSFCNSDDASVVVRKNNHIHKIQHPKATTSNLFVKESADSTNSLPEKDISDIKDSNFDDDNEWDVGIGDLIIDLDADIEKTGSNHLQQQQEQQNYLNQSQQQVVEKAVSKNIHASACAGGLTLTANEILGCSDIRNVSSTTTNINNLRFLSAGNSFSEDNNIASCSVSTNTSSTEGHRHRHNHQSHHHRNKYLSSTGSSEGDSLFKTIQQPVRNSPTTATKVDCRASDSDVNTESNLSRSVLADSKKEVPNVNSGIEQHICSSGSVRGKNSGTSQSKTSNEINLCNTIITMSSTASSSSSKSTTKLSVDHQATLDKGLKMKIKRTKPGTKTSEAKHEIVKSDQNGTTPTTATLTCSSGSSSSSVSSVLGNALSSQTTSTSGVMTTSSSTTQSSQSIVTNINVSATTIAVTHSTKAADNTGMAAVLNTSNNNNNNSNIISNIALTTSIGSPSTNATHVLGLGGVAMVTGQNVSCNNNANGNTVNIGTVGVSTSTGGNCNISTNNNSCLVGTNNSSGNNSKKHSSQSTCNIANANSSISTVGVNNANQQQTIHCSSLHTSQQQSQLQTSNKRSNSSHRRDKGKDKTTHHNQRDKNEQGSQHQHQQQQPQQQHQQQQHQQQEQPQLQQHHQQQEQQQQQQQQQQQQQQEQQQQHEQQQQQLQQEQQQQEQQQQKQQLQQEQQQLQPQAQPQQQSHHHHHHNNYQHHVSEDIVPSGNSNRSSAISTSSCTCSSYGGQVNGLPQQQQSPCSSTSCIYSKSMLSEGSGPSTDATMITKQRLSKIGGSTGTNSNTTLMTAVGSPIASSTANSNNSLNTSGPTLYVKDVCKMINTASSTISSENTISPNVNSNSVIDITGGNSYSTNSMVSKVHLQNSLQCTADVNKNKISSCNMTVSSGMFLASEGTSVSPGLHTQDGMMYGSSPPPAKRHKGDRKDMVDVCVGTSVGTITEPDCLGPCEPGTSVTLEGIVWHETEGGVLVVNVTWRGKTYVGTLIDCTKHDWAPPRFCDSPTEELDSRTPKGRGKRGRSSTMLPSNDLSNFTETRSSMHSKLRNGGSKGRGGRGGVIEPNSAKLQTGTSGSNTLTSGNSASCAVATIGSNNTPSTSPIAFLPPRAEKRKSKDESPSAHAGGGNSGAVFITGGGSLAGSTNVSIGNNVINPTNETTGNSPDNVLNRGSNSGGCGDGMMASGTQYAIAGPAVGLSVNVGGAGISVGKKSKVSTSPCAISPVLLECPEQDCNKKYKHANGLKYHQSHAHAGSASSMDEDSLHAPESPQPTKTPPPPPVISQLGAAVETCSGSQPNIQTGKLLLNPETSALAVSNKSELVLALSTTTTIAADQTSSNSTAIVSTVQSGSVPCTSTSSSQLSQQSLGSQPSQKMLTTAVQATCNTIASINDSESSVAHMIGGILLQPSCKSADQTATKTNTSELNDNIASNGCDMGMISLNDEADVSAKLEIGAGSNSRSSASVSTILSGSSAGDAAKTPSNFAKQKKIRKSPVPSEYDAMTSSASNRTEDVQSPAYSDISDDSTPVTDLTEIPTNNGEGSEKSKGPHLTEASVTRKSNELSGEGVTSAAKSSSTAVGSLGQLTGYGLYPFYSGLPHQQPPTAGGSYIQTAPDLGSGRAPLSPSTTISTVVSHNIPSSIAGPGSASSSGVVEYIKNKEPPLDLINKPGAGCSSQISLHQQPTASALPTPPTLTSGSTPPSTDVARGTAMNSSVVGMSHQDDIKDGSILSAGPLSTPPGSKMLQHYYPYGYVASGYSYPGLDPGYGPLPVMTEESKHNSIVTVKEERFKESQGTSEYNKLALTPVMATKIMKSESLKDIKTEPVLSVGAHHGSGLLTKEQSLTSLNSQPPPSPLPPHSLGPYGNIFQRHGLNAASPTGGLPPSTATHISTRDEDLRRLFSYSEQRRVSSGSGNGPPPGHPIATGINPKEESHSLSSHTTQSQHQPMLAVSQPGAKSSKSSSSSLQSSSSSTVKGMVKSSDVTSIKLQQEEKESNVKVKQEGQKPTMETQGPPPPPTSQYYSPSLYMSAAPFGFDHNHQMYRQMLVSTAPYNASPYHLQIPRFNHPPEDLSRNQSTKALDLLQHHANQYYNSHKIHELGERALKSPTSSSVKQQQSVVVGQQQSSSNSTGSGGGIGTTNVGGSVGCGVGSGSGGGDIGSGNGSSGGGGDSAIGGSGGGSGAPPLQQTSSQQQSINSIGTHMQGSLVNNNGPASSNSGSGVNNGNGSSVISSTGGSGAKDCTHSMDHHGNTSGNNSQQQPSGTSGQSLTGSGNSNVRSPPPQRHVHTHHHTHVGLGYPMFQAPYGAVLASPQAAAVTVLSPFQTGPTAK, from the exons ATGGATTCAATGAAACGCAACGaggcaaacaacagcagccaccatcaAAGCAAGGTGGTCTTAATGAAACAAGAAGCTGATTCTAAAAACGAAACAGATCTATGCAAAATCAGTGTCAGCGAAGTTATAAGTCACGAACTAAATAATAGCTCTCGCGACAGTGCCAGTGCTAGATGCAGCAGTAAGAGTGGATGTAAAGGCCTCAAGAGCAGTTTTTGCAATTCAGACGACGCATCAGTGGTTGTACGTAAGAATAACCACATACATAAAATTCAGCATCCGAAGGCAACGACATCGAACTTGTTTGTTAAGGAATCGGCGGACTCGACTAATTCGCTGCCGGAAAAAGATATCAGCGACATTAAAGATTCAAACTTTGATGACGACAATGAATGGGACGTAGGCATTGGAGATCTGATCATAGATCTAGACGCTGATATTGAAAAAACTGGTTCAaatcatcttcagcagcagcaagaacaaCAGAATTATTTGAATCAgtcacagcagcaggttgTCGAGAAAGCAGTTTCGAAAAACATACACGCATCTGCGTGTGCTGGAGGACTGACACTAACTGCGAACGAAATTCTTGGATGTTCAGACATCCGGAATGTTTCAAGCACTACGACAAATATTAACAATTTGAGGTTCTTGAGTGCTGGTAATTCGTTTTCTGAGGACAACAATATTGCGTCTTGTTCTGTTTCTACAAATACGAGCAGTACTGAGGggcatcgtcaccgtcataATCAtcaaagccaccaccatcgaaatAAATATCTATCATCTACCGGGAGCAGTGAAGGAGACTCATTATTCAAGACAATTCAGCAGCCCGTTCGGAATAGTCCAACGACAGCTACTAAAGTTGATTGTCGTGCTAGTGACAGTGACGTAAATACCGAATCCAACTTGTCGCGATCAGTTTTGGCAGATAGTAAGAAGGAAGTGCCTAACGTTAACTCTGGTATTGAACAGCATATATGCTCCAGTGGAAGCGTTCGTGGTAAAAATTCCGGGACGAGCCAATCAAAAACTAGCAACGAAATTAACCTCTGTAATACCATTATCACAATGTCTTCGACTGCGAGTAGTTCCAGCAGCAAGTCAACGACTAAGTTGTCTGTTGATCATCAAGCCACACTGGACAAAGGATTAAAGATGAAAATAAAACGTACCAAACCGGGTACGAAAACATCTGAAGCAAAGCATGAAATCGTTAAGTCTGACCAGAATGGAACGACCCCAACTACTGCCACCCTCACATGTAGTAGTGGAAGTTCGAGTTCCAGCGTTAGTTCTGTTTTGGGAAATGCGTTATCATCGCAAACTACCTCAACTAGCGGCGTGATGACTACATCGTCGAGCACAACTCAATCTTCACAAAGCATTGTGACAAACATAAACGTTAGTGCGACAACAATTGCCGTAACACACTCAACGAAAGCTGCTGATAATACGGGTATGGCTGCTGTACTCAACACaagtaataacaataataataacagcAACATAATCAGTAATATTGCACTCACTACTTCTATCGGCAGTCCCAGTACAAATGCAACCCACGTGCTAGGGCTAGGAGGGGTTGCAATGGTTACTGGACAAAATGTAAGTTGCAACAATAATGCAAATGGAAATACTGTTAATATTGGAACCGTAGGTGTTAGTACCAGTACAGGTGGCAACTGTAATATCAGTACAAATAACAACAGCTGCCTAGTTGGAACAAATAATAGTAGCGGTAACAACAGTAAAAAGCATTCATCCCAATCTACTTGTAATATTGCCAacgcaaacagcagcatcagcaccgtcGGTGTGAACAATGCtaatcagcagcaaacgattcaCTGCTCGAGTTTGCATActtcgcagcagcagtctcAACTTCAAACCTCCAATAAACGCAGTAACAGTAGTCACCGCAGAGATAAAGGTAAAGATAAGACTACACATCACAATCAGCGGGATAAAAATGAGCAGGGATcacaacaccagcatcaacaacaacagccacagcagcaacaccaacaacaacaacaccagcagcaggaacaaccACAAttacaacagcaccaccaacaacaggaacaacaacagcagcagcagcagcagcagcagcagcagcaacaggaacagcagcagcagcatgaacagcaacagcagcagctacaacaggaacagcaacaacaggagcagcaacaacaaaaacagcagctgcaacaggaacagcagcagctgcaaccacaagcacagccacagcagcaatcacatcaccatcaccaccacaacaactaCCAACATCACGTCTCAGAGGATATTGTTCCTAGCGGCAACAGCAATCGTTCATCCGCCATTAGTACTAGCAGTTGCACTTGCTCTTCTTATGGGGGTCAAGTGAATGGTCTtccccagcaacagcaatcacCTTGTTCCAGCACATCTTGCATTTACTCAAAAAGCATGCTTAGTGAAGGTAGTGGTCCTAGTACCGATGCAACGATGATTACGAAGCAGCGGTTAAGCAAAATAGGTGGTAGCACAGGTACTAATAGTAATACTACACTAATGACTGCCGTTGGATCGCCTATAGCTTCAAGTACAGCCAACAGTAATAATTCTCTTAATACATCCGGGCCAACGTTGTACGTCAAAGATGTGTGCAAG ATGATAAACACTGCATCATCCACCATTTCCTCAGAAAACACCATCTCACCAAATGTAAACAGTAACAGTGTAATAGACATTACTGGTGGAAATAGTTATTCCACAAATTCAATGGTCTCAAAGGTACACCTACAAAATTCATTACAGTGTACTGCCGATGTAAACAAGAATAAAATCAGTAGTTGCAACATGACAG TTTCTTCTGGAATGTTCTTGGCAAGCGAAGGAACATCAGTCAGCCCTGGCTTACATACGCAGGATGGAATGATGTATGGTTCCAGCCCACCACCCGCCAAACGTCATAAAGGAGATCGAAAGGATATGGTAGACGTATGCGTGGGAACATCAGTCGGAACTATCACAGAACCAGACTGTTTGGGACCCTGTGAACCAGGTACTTCAGTAACGCTTGAAGGCATCGTTTGGCATGAAACAGAAGGTGGTGTTTTGGTTGTAAATGTAACCTGGCGAGGGAAAACTTATGTTGGTACGCTAATCGACTGTACCAAACATGACTGGGCGCCACCAAG ATTCTGTGACTCTCCAACGGAGGAATTAGATTCGAGGACACCAAAAGGCCGTGGCAAACGTGGCAGAAGTAGTACAATGCTTCCATCTAACGATCTTAGCAATTTTACGGAAACTAGAAGTTCG ATGCACAGTAAATTGAGAAATGGTGGCTCTAAAGGTCGCGGAGGACGTGGAGGAGTAATAGAACCGAATTCGGCTAAGCTTCAAACGGGAACTTCAGGATCTAATACGCTTACTTCGGGCAACAGTGCGAGCTGTGCTGTTGCAACCATTGGCTCCAACAATACTCCTTCAACATCGCCGATAGCATTTCTACCGCCGCGTGCAGAGAAACGCAAATCAAAAGACGAATCTCCATCTGcgcatgctggtggtggtaactCGGGAGCTGTATTTATAACCGGTGGTGGAAGCCTTGCTGGTAGCACCAATGTTTCTATCGGAAACAATGTGATAAACCCAACAAACGAGACTACGGGAAATTCCCCCGATAACGTTTTGAACAGAGGATCAAAtagcggtggttgtggtgatggtatGATGGCTAGCGGAACTCAGTACGCAATTGCTGGTCCTGCAGTTGGACTCAGTGTTAATGTCGGGGGTGCAGGAATTTCTGTCGGCAAGAAAAGTAAAGTCAGTACGTCGCCATGTGCTATTTCACCAGTTCTTTTGGAATGTCCAGAGCAAGActgcaacaaaaaatacaagcATGCAAACGGTTTAAAGTACCACCAAAGTCACGCCCACGCAGGCAGTGCATCATCGATGGATGAAGATTCACTGCACGCTCCGGAATCACCTCAACCAACgaagacaccaccaccgcctccagtTATTTCTCAACTTGGAGCAGCAGTGGAAACGTGTAGCGGATCCCAGCCAAATATACAGACCGGCAAACTCTTGCTAAATCCGGAAACTAGTGCGCTGGCGGTCTCCAACAAAAGTGAGTTGGTACTTGCTTTatcaaccacaacaacgaTCGCCGCAGACCAAACCTCTTCCAATTCTACTGCTATTGTTTCAACAGTGCAATCTGGCAGCGTTCCATGCACTTCAACTTCGTCTAGTCAATTATCACAACAAAGCCTAGGGTCACAACCTTCCCAAAAGATGTTGACTACAGCGGTACAAGCTACCTGTAACACTATAGCAAGCATAAACGATAGTGAGAGTTCCGTAGCTCACATGATAGGAGGCATTCTACTTCAACCGTCTTGTAAATCAGCTgatcaaacagcaacaaaaacgaatACATCTGAACTGAATGATAATATCGCAAGCAATGGATGCGATATGGGTATGATATCATTAAATG ATGAAGCGGATGTTTCTGCAAAGTTGGAAATTGGGGCAGGCTCCAATAGTAGATCATCAGCTAGCGTATCAACAATACTCTCAGGTTCTagtgccggtgacg CAGCAAAAACTCCCAGCAActttgcgaaacaaaaaaagatacGAAAGTCACCCGTTCCTTCTGAATATGATGCAATGACGTCATCGGCAAGTAATCGCACAGAAGATGTACAAAGTCCTGCGTATAGTGATATCAGTGATGATTCCACTCCAGTCACTGACTTGACCGAAATACCTACAAATAATGGAGAAGGCAGTG AGAAATCAAAGGGACCTCATCTAACTGAAGCATCGGTCACGCGAAAATCAAATGAACTGTCAGGTGAAGGTGTAACTAGTGCAGCGAAAAGCAGTTCAACAGCAGTTGGTTCGTTGGGGCAATTGACGGGATACGGTCTTTACCCATTCTATTCTGGTTTGCCGCATCAACAACCACCTACAGCAGGAGGTTCGTATATACAAACGGCCCCAGATCTAGGTTCAGGTAGAGCTCCTCTTTCGCCTTCAACGACGATTAGTACAGTAGTATCGCACAACATTCCGTCGAGCATTGCAGGACCAGGATCGGCATCATCCAGTGGCGTAGTTGAATACATTAAAAACAAGGAACCTCCTTTGGATCTTATCAATAAACCAGGCGCTGGTTGTTCATCGCAAATTTCATTGCATCAACAACCAACTGCATCAGCATTGCCCACACCACCAACATTAACGTCTGGAAGTACTCCGCCTAGCACGGACGTTGCACGTGGTACAGCTATGAATTCTTCGGTGGTGGGAATGTCACATCAAGATGACATTAAAGATGGCTCTATTTTGAGTGCTGGTCCTCTATCAACACCTCCTGGAAGTAAAATGTTGCAGCATTATTATCCCTATGG TTATGTAGCGTCAGGATACAGTTATCCTGGTCTCGATCCCGGCTATGGCCCATTGCCAGTAATGACAGAAGAATCAAAACATAATTCGATTGTCACGGTGAAGGAGGAGCGATTTAAGGAGAGCCAAGGAACGAGTGAATATAACAAACTAGCATTAACACCA GTGATGGCAACTAAAATAATGAAATCCGAATCATTGAAAGATATTAAGACTGAGCCAGTCCTAAGCGTTGGTGCACATCACGGTTCAGGATTGCTTACGAAGGAACAATCGTTAACGAGTCTGAACTCGCAACCGCCACCTTCTCCCTTACCACCCCATTCGCTAGGACCGTATGGTAACATATTTCAGCGCCACGGTTTAAACGCAGCATCTCCAACTGGTGGACTACCACCATCCACTGCCACGCATATTTCTACTAGAGATGAAGATTTGCGGAG ATTATTCAGTTACTCTGAACAAAGGCGCGTTTCGTCAGGCAGCGGCAATGGGCCGCCCCCAGGACATCCGATAGCAACAGGTATTAACCCAAAGGAAGAATCACATTCTCTGTCATCGCATACGACACAATCACAACACCAGCCTATGCTGGCAGTGAGTCAGCCAGGTGCAAAAAGTTCGAAATCTTCTTCCTCGTCCCTGCAAAGTAGCTCGTCTTCGACTGTCAAGGGAATGGTGAAATCTTCTGATGTTACCAGCATAAAGCTGCaacaggaagaaaaagagagtaaTGTAAAGGTCAAGCAAGAAGGTCAGAAGCCAACAATGGAAACTCagggaccaccgccaccgcccacGTCACAGTACTACTCTCCGTCGTTGTACATGAGCGCAGCACCGTTCGGGTTCGATCACAATCACCAGATGTACCGGCAAATGTTGGTTTCCACAGCACCCTATAATGCGTCTCCGTATCACTTGCAAATCCCTCGTTTTAACCATCCACCGGAGGATCTTTCGCGGAACCAAAGTACAAAGGCCTTGGACCTTTTGCAGCACCATGCCAATCAATATTACAACTCGCATAAAATTCACGAGCTAGGTGAGCGAGCACTAAAAAGTCCCACCAGCAGCTCAGTCAAA caacagcaatctgTTGTTGTCGGACAACAACAGTCCTCTTCTAATTCAactggtagcggtggtggaatAGGTACTACTAACGTCGGTGGCAGTGTTGGCTGCGGCGTTGGtagtggaagtggtggtggagataTTGGTAGCGGCAACGGTAgtagtggtggaggtggtgataGTGCTAtaggcggtagtggtggtggcagtggagcaCCTCCtttacagcaaacatcatcacAGCAGCAATCGATTAATTCTATAGGAACCCATATGCAAG GGTCGTTAGTGAATAACAATGGCCCAGCTAGTAGCAATAGCGGTAGTGGCGTGAACAATGGCAATGGTTCGTCAGTTATTAGTAGTACCGGTGGAAGTGGCGCAAAGGATTGTACACATAGCATGGATCATCATGGTAATACGAGCGGCAATaactcacagcagcagccatcgggAACAAGTGGACAATCATTGACTGGTAGTGGCAATAGCAATGTAAGAAGTCCGCCACCGCAACGACATGTTCACACGCATCATCATACACACGTTGGCCTTGGTTATCCCATGTTTCAAGCTCCTTATGGTG CAGTTTTAGCGAGTCCCCAAGCCGCTGCTGTAACCGTGCTAAGTCCATTCCAAACCGGACCAACAGCGAAATGA